From Triticum urartu cultivar G1812 chromosome 2, Tu2.1, whole genome shotgun sequence, a single genomic window includes:
- the LOC125540288 gene encoding 2-methylpropanoate--CoA ligase CCL4-like — protein MEKLGANPANSCPLTPLGFLERAATVYGDCPSVVYGGTVFTWSQTHRRCLRLASALASLGVSRRDVVSVLLPNVPAMYEAHFGVPMSGAVLNSINTRLDARTVSVLLRHSGSRLILVDPALLPVLDEALRLLPPGHPAPRVVLVEDPQEKDFSPAPAAALTYERLLEMGDPEFKWVWPASEWDPMILNYTSGTTSAPKGVVHCHRGIFVVTVDSLVSWSVPEQPTYLWTLPMFHANGWSFPWGMAVVGGTNVCLRRVDAAEVYDTIARRGVTHLCGAPVVLNMLANAPEGVRRPLPGKVQILTAGAPPPAAVLGRTEAIGFDVSHGYGLTETAGLVLLCAWKGEWNKLPASERARLKARQGVRTPGMAEVDIVDGETGRSVPRDGSTMGEIVLRGGCVTMGYFKDEDATRAAIRDDGWFYTGDVGVMHPDGYLEIRDRSKDVIISGGENISSVEVESLLYGHPAVNEAAVVARPDEFWGETPCAFVSLKEGAADAVTAAEVIAWSRERMPGYMVPKTVVFRAELPKTSTGKIQKYVLRNLAKEMGPTRRGVSTTTSKM, from the exons ATGGAGAAGCTCGGCGCGAACCCGGCCAACTCGTGCCCGCTCACGCCGCTCGGCTTCCTGGAGCGCGCCGCCACCGTGTACGGCGACTGCCCCTCCGTCGTCTACGGCGGCACCGTCTTCACCTGGTCGCAGACCCACCGCCGctgcctccgcctcgcctccgCGCTCGCCTCCCTCGGCGTCTCCCGCCGCGACGTC GTGTCCGTGCTGCTTCCGAACGTGCCGGCGATGTACGAGGCGCACTTCGGCGTGCCCATGAGCGGCGCCGTGCTCAACAGCATCAACACGCGCCTCGACGCGCGCACCGTGTCGGTCCTGCTCCGTCACTCGGGGTCCAGGCTCATCCTCGTCGACCCGGCGCTGCTGCCcgtgctcgacgaggcgctccgGCTCCTCCCGCCGGGCCACCCGGCCCCGCGGGTCGTGCTCGTCGAGGACCCCCAGGAGAAGGACTTCTCTCCCGCGCCCGCCGCGGCCCTGACGTACGAGAGGCTGCTCGAGATGGGCGACCCGGAGTTCAAGTGGGTCTGGCCGGCCAGCGAGTGGGACCCGATGATCCTCAACTACACCTCCGGCACCACGTCGGCGCCCAAGGGGGTCGTGCACTGCCACCGCGGCATCTTCGTGGTCACCGTGGACTCGCTCGTCTCCTGGTCCGTGCCGGAGCAGCCGACGTACCTGTGGACGCTGCCCATGTTCCACGCCAACGGCTGGAGCTTCCCGTGGGGGATGGCCGTCGTTGGTGGCACCAACGTGTGCCTCCGACGCGTGGACGCCGCCGAGGTCTACGACACCATCGCCCGCCGCGGGGTCACGCACCTCTGCGGGGCACCCGTCGTGCTCAACATGCTGGCCAACGCGCCCGAGGGCGTGCGGAGGCCGCTGCCGGGGAAGGTGCAGATCCTCACGGCCGGCGCGCCTCCGCCGGCCGCGGTGCTGGGCCGCACGGAGGCCATCGGGTTCGACGTCAGCCACGGGTACGGGCTGACCGAGACGGCGGGGCTGGTGCTGCTGTGCGCGTGGAAGGGCGAGTGGAACAAGCTTCCCGCGTCGGAGCGCGCGCGGCTCAAGGCGAGGCAGGGCGTGCGCACGCCCGGCATGGCCGAGGTGGACATCGTGGACGGCGAGACCGGCCGCAGCGTGCCCCGGGACGGGTCCACGATGGGCGAGATCGTGCTCCGCGGCGGGTGCGTCACCATGGGCTACTTCAAGGACGAGGACGCCACCCGGGCGGCGATCCGGGACGACGGGTGGTTCTACACGGGGGACGTGGGCGTGATGCACCCGGACGGGTACCTGGAGATCCGCGACCGGTCCAAGGACGTGATCATCAGCGGCGGCGAGAACATCAGCAGCGTGGAGGTCGAATCCTTGCTCTACGGCCACCCGGCGGTGAacgaggcggcggtggtggcgcggCCGGACGAGTTCTGGGGGGAGACGCCGTGCGCGTTCGTGAGCCTCAAGGAGGGCGCGGCCGACGCGGTGACCGCGGCGGAGGTGATCGCGTGGAGCCGGGAGCGCATGCCCGGGTACATGGTGCCCAAGACCGTGGTGTTCCGCGCCGAGCTGCCCAAGACGTCCACCGGCAAGATCCAGAAGTACGTGCTCCGGAACCTCGCCAAGGAGATGGGCCCGACCCGCAGGGGCGTCAGCACCACCACCAGCAAGATGTAG
- the LOC125534487 gene encoding ethylene-responsive transcription factor 1-like, producing the protein MASKKTSKGKSGFFGVRRNPSGNFRVEFSDAGRHWWIGTYPSAHEAVRTYDVAVWRAERPRKHPNSPEIESRAEVEMLVPQGIKMKEIPTKNKMTKKPSVVVSAGETDEEAMARFAQEHPEYVQAELEYYWKREAEQKKEDEVGPSTVIPIESSSEEDWADFSEEEEEGCDNPEKEEFWAQFRNSDGEE; encoded by the coding sequence ATGGCGTCGAAGAAGACGTCGAAGGGCAAGTCGGGCTTCTTCGGCGTGAGGCGGAACCCCTCTGGTAACTTCAGAGTGGAGTTCTCCGACGCCGGGAGGCATTGGTGGATCGGCACGTACCCCTCCGCCCACGAGGCCGTGCGTACCTACGACGTGGCGGTGTGGCGTGCCGAGAGGCCTCGGAAGCACCCCAACTCCCCAGAGATCGAGAGTCGGGCGGAAGTGGAGATGCTTGTGCCGCagggcatcaagatgaaggagATCCCGACGAAGAACAAGATGACGAAGAAGCCGTCGGTTGTCGTCAGTGCCGGCGAGACCGACGAGGAGGCGATGGCAAGGTTTGCTCAGGAGCATCCGGAGTACGTCCAGGCCGAGCTGGAGTACTACTGGAAGCGTGAGGCGGAGCAGAAGAAGGAGGACGAGGTCGGTCCCTCGACGGTGATCCCCATCGAGTCCTCTTCCGAGGAGGACTGGGCAGACTTCtcggaagaggaggaggaggggtgcGACAAcccggagaaggaggagttctGGGCGCAGTTCCGCAACTCCGACGGTGAGGAGTAG